The genomic DNA CAAGTAAAGCTGAACGAGGAAATTCAATCGGTGAGCAGTTTGACGGAAAAAATCGACGAGGTTATTGATTTTATCAAAGAAATAGCCGATGAAACACGGCTTCTGGGATTAAATGCCGCCATTGAAGCTGCCAAGGCGGGAGATGCAGGGCTCGGCTTCGGTGTCGTCGCTCAAGAGATCCGCAAACTGTCGAATGATTCCAAGCAAACAGTCAATCGGATTAAGGAATTTACATTGGAGATAAAAAAAACTGTCGCCCATACGGTCAAGATGGGAAACGCTACGACAACGGCAACACAACAACAAGCAGCTGCCATCGAAGAAGTGACCGCGAATCTCCAAGACATTACATCCCTTTCCGATAGCCTTGAGACGCTGGCCTCAAACTAACGATTACTTTATTGTGCGAAGAAGGTGAAGCAGATGGCGGTTTCTCAGTTAGTAACCTTCGAGTTATGCGAAGAGGAATTTGCAATTGACATTGAGGTCGTGAACGGAATTGTCAAGCGTAAAAACTACACCATTGTCAAGCTTCCCATCGCGTCGAACGGCCTGGAAGGACTCATCAATCTCCGGGGCAAGGCTGTCCCCGTTTACAATACGAGGAAACGGTTTCACTACCAGGATTCCCATGTGAACGAAGATAGCAAAATTATTGTGCTGAACTATAACGGATCCCTCGTCGGTTTTATTGTTGATGATGTGACAGATATTTTTAAGTTGAGAGATGAGGATTTTGAACCGATTCCCCAAAGCATCACTCATAATTGTGAAGGCTATATCAAGGGCGTTGGGAAAAATAATGATCAAATCATTATCATCCTCGATTTAATCAAAGCATTGTCTGACACGGAGAAGAAACAACTTCAATCCCTTCCCGGCGCGACGATAGCCTAAAAAGTTTTTGAATGGCAGAGCCTATGAATATCTGAACAAAAACGAAATCAAAAAGCGTCCGGTCTCTCATGGCCGAACGCTTTTTCCGTTTAAATTCAGATGCAAAATTTGAACGCTGGCAGGGGACTAGATATGAAACCGCTGCACCGACGCCTGCAACTGTTCGGCAAGGCGGGCCAAACTCTCACTGGAGACAGCGATCTGATCCATCGAAGCCGATTGCTCCTCTGTAGAGGCGGCGGCGTTCTGGGTTTGTCCCGTCGTATCGCGGACAATAGCCTGGATCCGCTCCATCTGGTTGACGATCTCCTGGCCGCCTGTTGAGACCTGTTGAACCGAGAGGGAGATCTCGCGGAACTGAGTTTCCACCCCGTCGATCAGGTTCTCGACGATGCCAAACTCCCGTCCAGCGGCTTGGGCGACTCTCGTTCCCGAATGAACCTCATTGATCCCGACAGACATGGCCTTTACGGAGGCTTCCGTCTCTTTTTGAATCGTGTGGATCAGCTTGATGATCTGCTGGGTCGACGACCTCGACTCCTCGGCCAATTTGCGCACCTCTTCCGCGACAACGGCGAAGCCCCGTCCCATGTCACCGGCATGGGCAGCTTCGATCGCCGCGTTGAGGGCGAGAAGATTCGTTTGCTCGGCGATGTTGCGGATCGCTTCGACGATGGCGTTGATCTCCTGGGAGCGCTCGTTCAATTTGGACACCATCTCGCCTGATTGGGTAACCGTGTTTTCGATCCGGTGCATCTGGTTGATGACTGCTTTTACCGCCCGGC from Heliomicrobium gestii includes the following:
- a CDS encoding chemotaxis protein CheW, which codes for MAVSQLVTFELCEEEFAIDIEVVNGIVKRKNYTIVKLPIASNGLEGLINLRGKAVPVYNTRKRFHYQDSHVNEDSKIIVLNYNGSLVGFIVDDVTDIFKLRDEDFEPIPQSITHNCEGYIKGVGKNNDQIIIILDLIKALSDTEKKQLQSLPGATIA